tgtgtgtgaatgatgcAGTCTTTAAGGTGCATGAAGAGTTAATTGTGCATTATATCATTCACTATTAAAAGATGCTTAGTTTATGTGCATCTTAATGAACAGAATATTAATTTGGCTTTAAGtgaaatatatttcttttatatgaaggagggaaggactaTAACCCTTCGACAAAGACGATGCATAAATGCAGCATGCATATTGATACACATATTAAGCTTTTGATGGGCCATTGCAGGGGTTGTATTTAGGGGAGTTCAAGATAAAGATGTGATACTTTGAAACTTTACCCCAGAAAGGAAAGTGCATGAAGAGCAGATTAAATCATGTAATGTAAGTTTATAAAGATCTAAAGCAGATGTTTTTCACTCAAACTGAACCGAACATATCAGCATGAATGTATGTTTGGGGTgtaaaagatagaaaaaaataaccttttcatttcatgcatGAGGGAACAAACAGCCTCATCTAAATGAGACACAGCGCTGCTTTTGCTCTGTATTTTTGTCCTACCTTGGTGATGGAGTTCATGGCCACTAGCCAGGTGATGAAGCTCTGGTCCCTGGTGATGTGGGTCAGCATGGGTGTGTTGCTGTTGCTGATGGGCACAGCCCACGTCACACTGGGGTAAAAGTTGTCGTTCATGCTGACTGTCAGGCGGGACGGCTTGGACGTGGGGCCGGTCAGGGTGACCGTCTCAGTGGTGTTGCCGTACCAGGGGTAGCTGACGCCATCTGAGTCACTGATGGCCTTGACCCGACCCTCTCGCAGCTCTGGTAACTCCCAGCTGGACCTGCGGCAGTGGAcggaggaggacagaaagagagaggggaggtgaGAGGCTTTTTTTTGGTAGTGGTAGGTGCAGAATCGTGGTCTAGATGTTCTGAGGGAGAAATAGAAAGAGGTGTGCACATCCAATCACTCAGTCAGGGGCAAAAAGTTAAAGCCTGGCGATATCTTCTGCACACTTACATGCCTATATCAGCATAGGTGTTGTAGAACTCCATCTGGGTGCAGGCTTGGATCCAGCCCACCACCCAAGTTTCGTTTCGGGGCACTGGTGGCATCACTACTCCTGCTGAGGCCCTAAAGTAAGGCGTCTTGTAACGGAGCACAATCGGTGAGTTCTCTTCAATGATGGTTGGACACTGGTCGATAGAGGCTGACACCTCATACACCACAATGTTCTCCCGTCTGATGCGGGGCTTGCATGCGATGCTCTGAATACAGCCCATAGTGCAGGCGACAAGCAAAATGAGCAAAACCAGAGAAGAAGGGAGCAAATGATACCTGGCCAGTATGCACATCAGTCCCCTCCGGGTTCCACCCTTGCCTGAAGAGCAGATCAATCTTTTAATTGCCCATCATCGCTGCTTGTTTGGGAGGAAAAAGGATGACAGTATGATGGGAAGTAACACAGTCACCATTCATCAAACATAAAAGCATCCACCAGCATATTTTCGGGATGATATGGAGGTGAGAGCGCAGTGGGGGACTGGAGGCGAAGTATCACAGATCTCTGCAGCCTCCTCCCCCCGGTCTGCCTGCTGACTGCCGCACTGCCCTTGGCGCTCGTCCCCAGAAACTGCAATCCGGCCTCCCCTGGGCTGTTGCTGCTTCTCCGCCGTGCGTCCGGAGGCTCCTCTGTTCCCTGTCGAGTCCACACGCCCGGCTGCACGTCGGTGCCCCTTGATCCTGCTGCTCTGCTCCGGGCTCTGCGCTGTCATGTCAAGTGGCAACAGGGCAGCCAGGTGCGTCAGAGGAGGGGGGCTGGATGCCTTTTGTTCGCTTGGCTTTGCTGTGTTAGCCCTACATTCGCGTGGCGCCCTCAAAAGAGAAAATCAGGCTCTTCATCACTTTGACCTACATGAGAAGAAGATTCATCTAACGAGCGAGAAAAAGTGTCTTGTGAAGGAGAGACAACGGGGCTGTAGCGGGCTATTTTAATGTGTGCTTCCATTCTCGGGGATGCATGAATGGTGCATCATGAATGGAGGCAACGGAGCGGTATAAACAGTGCAGAAAACAGTGACTATACCCCGCCGTCTCTCCCTGGTTAACCGACTCATCGTCCTGC
This genomic interval from Scomber scombrus chromosome 11, fScoSco1.1, whole genome shotgun sequence contains the following:
- the fam78ba gene encoding protein FAM78B, producing MCILARYHLLPSSLVLLILLVACTMGCIQSIACKPRIRRENIVVYEVSASIDQCPTIIEENSPIVLRYKTPYFRASAGVVMPPVPRNETWVVGWIQACTQMEFYNTYADIGMSSWELPELREGRVKAISDSDGVSYPWYGNTTETVTLTGPTSKPSRLTVSMNDNFYPSVTWAVPISNSNTPMLTHITRDQSFITWLVAMNSITKERIVLQTVRWRMRVDIAVDPDMPLGSRASLVGRPYQEQPHILNYQEPIPPNALGRPNANDAQVLMWRPRRGAPLVVIPPK